CGGATCGGAATTTGAGATAGTCTCTCCCGCAGAGTTCATGTTGTTGGGGAATATGGAGGTCACTCGCACTTTGAACGGCCGCAGCTCCAATCGCAGGCAGTCGGCCAATCCGTGTAGTCCAAACTTGGAGGCACAGTAGCCGGCGCAGTTGGCCTGTCCGACTTTGCCGCCGACGGAATTGATGAAGACCACTTGCCCCTGCGACTCTTTGAGCATGCCGATCATGGCCTGCGTCACCAGAAACGCCGATTTCAGATTGACGTTGATAATTCGATCCCAGGAGGCTTCGTCAAATTCCTCGACCGAGCCCATCAGGAACATTCCCGCATTATTTACCAATAGGTCGAGCCGACCAAAGGTTTCGCGGCAGACCTTGGCGATCTCCGCGGCGGTGGCCGGGATCGTCAGATCTCCGGGAATATACTTGTAAGCAGGCTTGTCGGTGAGAATGCGCAGGGCCGCCGGCGTCAATTGCCGGTCCAG
This portion of the Candidatus Zixiibacteriota bacterium genome encodes:
- a CDS encoding SDR family NAD(P)-dependent oxidoreductase, yielding LDRQLTPAALRILTDKPAYKYIPGDLTIPATAAEIAKVCRETFGRLDLLVNNAGMFLMGSVEEFDEASWDRIINVNLKSAFLVTQAMIGMLKESQGQVVFINSVGGKVGQANCAGYCASKFGLHGLADCLRLELRPFKVRVTSIFPNNMNSAGETISNSDPKRYQLLETADVARLIGDVADAPPYAQIPEIQVYPLATEVAKTERKDFKD